The following proteins come from a genomic window of Paenibacillus spongiae:
- the metG gene encoding methionine--tRNA ligase produces MSEANKTFYITTPIYYPSDKLHIGHAYTTVAGDVMARYKRLLGYKVWYLTGTDEHGQKIERKAEEKGKTPQQFVDDIVVTIKELWRKLDISNDDFIRTTEQRHKDIVVEIFDRLLQQGDIYKGTYEGWYCTPCESFFLERQLVDGKCPDCGRPVELVKEESYFFRMSKYADRLLQYYEDNPGFIQPESRKNEMINNFIKPGLEDLAVSRTTFEWGIKVKGDPKHVVYVWIDALSNYITALGYGSANAEKFDTFWPADVHLVGKEIVRFHTIYWPIMLMALGLPLPKKVFAHGWFLAKDGKMSKSKGNVVDPVVLIDRYGLDALRYFLLREVPFGADGMFTPENFVERINFDLANDLGNLLNRTIAMIGKYFDGAIPAYNGSVTEYDSSLSALAAGTVDQVEASMEKMEFSIALTAIWHLIGRTNKYIDETQPWALAKDETKKEELASAMYHLAESQRIISVLLQPFLTNAPGEIRRQLGIPEGGLSTWESTRTFGLLPGGTQVSKAEPIFPRLDVAEEVAYIAASMTGGTSPSEEAKEPQQEGAAAPAVTAAPELKDEITIDDFAKVQLVVAQVIAAEPVKKADKLLKLQLDLGYEQRQVVSGIAMYYTPEQMIGRKVICVTNLKPVKLRGELSQGMILAASVGDQLTLATVPENMPNGAIVK; encoded by the coding sequence ATGAGCGAAGCGAATAAAACGTTCTATATTACAACGCCAATCTATTATCCGAGCGACAAGCTCCATATCGGACATGCGTATACGACGGTAGCGGGCGACGTGATGGCGCGCTATAAGCGCCTGCTTGGCTATAAAGTCTGGTACTTGACCGGAACGGACGAGCATGGCCAGAAGATCGAACGCAAGGCCGAGGAGAAAGGCAAGACGCCGCAGCAGTTCGTCGACGATATCGTCGTGACGATCAAGGAGCTGTGGAGGAAGCTGGACATCTCCAACGATGATTTTATCCGCACGACCGAGCAGCGGCATAAGGACATCGTCGTGGAGATTTTCGACCGTCTCCTGCAGCAGGGCGACATCTACAAGGGCACGTACGAAGGCTGGTACTGCACGCCATGCGAATCGTTCTTCCTCGAGCGTCAGCTTGTGGACGGCAAATGTCCGGATTGCGGACGCCCGGTGGAGCTGGTGAAGGAAGAGAGCTACTTCTTCCGGATGAGCAAGTATGCGGACAGGCTGCTTCAATACTATGAAGACAATCCCGGGTTCATTCAGCCGGAGTCCCGCAAGAATGAGATGATCAATAATTTTATCAAGCCAGGACTCGAAGATCTCGCGGTATCCCGGACGACGTTCGAATGGGGAATCAAGGTAAAGGGCGATCCGAAGCATGTCGTATATGTTTGGATCGACGCCTTGTCCAACTATATAACAGCGCTTGGCTACGGTTCTGCGAATGCGGAGAAATTCGATACGTTCTGGCCGGCTGACGTGCATCTGGTGGGCAAGGAGATCGTTCGCTTCCACACCATCTATTGGCCGATCATGCTAATGGCGCTGGGGCTCCCGCTTCCGAAGAAAGTCTTCGCCCATGGTTGGTTTCTGGCGAAGGACGGGAAGATGTCGAAGTCGAAGGGCAATGTCGTCGACCCTGTCGTATTGATTGACCGTTATGGGCTGGACGCGCTGCGCTATTTTCTGCTTCGCGAGGTTCCGTTCGGCGCCGACGGCATGTTTACGCCGGAGAATTTCGTCGAACGCATCAACTTTGATTTGGCCAATGACCTGGGCAACTTGCTGAACCGTACGATTGCGATGATCGGCAAATATTTCGATGGAGCAATCCCTGCCTATAACGGCAGCGTAACGGAATACGATTCCTCGCTGTCCGCGCTTGCAGCCGGAACGGTTGATCAGGTTGAAGCTTCCATGGAGAAGATGGAGTTCTCGATTGCATTGACGGCTATTTGGCATCTGATCGGCCGTACGAATAAATATATCGACGAGACGCAGCCTTGGGCGCTCGCGAAGGATGAGACGAAGAAGGAAGAGCTTGCATCCGCGATGTACCATCTGGCCGAATCGCAGCGGATCATATCGGTGCTGCTTCAGCCGTTCCTGACGAATGCCCCGGGCGAAATCCGCAGACAGCTCGGCATACCTGAAGGCGGATTGTCCACCTGGGAAAGCACAAGAACATTCGGACTTCTGCCGGGCGGGACGCAAGTCTCGAAGGCGGAGCCGATCTTCCCGCGGCTTGACGTTGCCGAGGAGGTGGCTTATATCGCGGCTAGCATGACCGGCGGCACCTCGCCGTCCGAGGAGGCGAAGGAGCCTCAGCAGGAGGGTGCTGCCGCACCGGCAGTAACCGCGGCGCCTGAGCTTAAGGATGAAATCACCATCGATGATTTCGCTAAGGTACAGCTGGTCGTGGCGCAGGTTATTGCCGCCGAGCCGGTCAAGAAGGCCGACAAGCTGCTGAAGCTCCAGCTGGACCTGGGCTATGAGCAGCGACAGGTCGTCTCCGGTATCGCCATGTACTATACGCCGGAGCAGATGATCGGGCGCAAAGTGATCTGCGTCACGAATCTTAAGCCGGTCAAGCTGCGCGGCGAGCTGTCGCAGGGAATGATTCTAGCCGCCTCCGTCGGCGATCAGCTGACGCTGGCAACGGTTCCCGAGAACATGCCGAACGGCGCTATCGTGAAATAA
- the yidD gene encoding membrane protein insertion efficiency factor YidD, whose protein sequence is MRKVLQAPIHVYRRYISPLKPPTCRFYPTCSEYALQAIEKHGPLRGSWLAVRRISRCHPFHPGGIDYVPPTRAERQAQRTQEAEDRETQP, encoded by the coding sequence ATGCGAAAAGTTTTACAAGCGCCCATTCACGTCTATCGGCGCTATATATCCCCGCTTAAGCCGCCGACCTGCCGGTTCTATCCGACCTGCTCCGAGTATGCGCTGCAGGCGATCGAGAAGCATGGCCCGCTTCGAGGGAGCTGGCTGGCCGTCAGGCGCATCAGCCGCTGCCACCCGTTTCATCCGGGCGGGATCGACTACGTGCCGCCGACGCGCGCGGAACGTCAGGCGCAGCGGACGCAAGAAGCCGAAGACCGGGAGACGCAGCCATAA
- a CDS encoding Gfo/Idh/MocA family protein, giving the protein MTKTMRIGIIGSGGIAHAHINQYKKLADVEIVGVADVVPGKAKQFVEAQGLGGAQPFEDHRKLLELDLDGVSICTPNVSHHQTTVDALRAGKNVLLEKPMSVTLAEAIDMVETQRESGKMLTIGFQPRYDPNMKLVQDIVQSGKLGKVYYVETGGGRRRGMPGGTFIRKELAGAGAMADIGCYSLDMALNAMGYPKPLTVSAYTSNYFGTNPLYHPQASQFEVEDFGVALVRFEGDLVLQFKISWAMHMDSLGSTMFLGSEGGLKVNPHGTGNWSGVWDGKVGNMTLFHDFMGQQTSTPVPVIEHQKDLFFEKVRDFVEAVREDRPAPIPGDQILIQQAIIDGVLRSAESKREVAIELP; this is encoded by the coding sequence ATGACTAAAACCATGCGAATCGGTATTATTGGAAGCGGCGGCATTGCACATGCTCATATCAATCAATATAAGAAGCTGGCCGATGTGGAAATTGTAGGCGTTGCGGACGTTGTGCCCGGCAAGGCGAAACAATTCGTGGAGGCGCAAGGATTGGGCGGCGCACAGCCTTTCGAGGATCACCGCAAGCTGCTCGAGCTGGATCTTGACGGCGTCAGCATCTGTACGCCTAACGTCTCTCACCATCAGACGACGGTCGACGCGCTTCGCGCTGGCAAGAACGTCCTGCTGGAGAAGCCGATGTCCGTTACGTTGGCCGAGGCTATCGACATGGTGGAAACGCAGCGCGAGTCCGGCAAGATGCTGACGATCGGCTTTCAGCCGCGTTACGACCCCAACATGAAGCTCGTCCAAGACATTGTACAGTCCGGCAAGCTCGGCAAGGTGTATTATGTGGAAACCGGCGGCGGCCGCCGCAGAGGCATGCCTGGCGGCACATTCATCCGCAAGGAGCTGGCGGGAGCCGGAGCAATGGCCGACATCGGCTGTTATTCGCTGGACATGGCTTTGAACGCAATGGGATATCCGAAACCGCTTACGGTATCGGCCTATACTTCGAACTATTTTGGCACGAATCCGCTTTACCACCCGCAAGCCAGTCAGTTCGAGGTGGAAGATTTCGGCGTAGCGCTAGTGCGCTTCGAAGGCGATCTGGTGCTTCAGTTCAAAATCTCATGGGCGATGCATATGGATTCCCTTGGCTCGACGATGTTCCTCGGCAGCGAAGGCGGCTTGAAGGTCAATCCGCACGGCACGGGCAACTGGTCCGGCGTATGGGACGGCAAAGTCGGCAACATGACGCTCTTCCATGATTTCATGGGACAGCAGACGTCGACGCCAGTACCGGTCATCGAGCATCAGAAGGATCTCTTCTTCGAGAAGGTGCGCGATTTCGTTGAAGCCGTTCGCGAAGACCGTCCGGCACCGATCCCAGGCGATCAAATTCTGATCCAGCAGGCCATTATCGACGGCGTGCTCCGTTCTGCCGAAAGCAAGCGCGAAGTGGCGATCGAGCTTCCATAA
- a CDS encoding stalk domain-containing protein — protein MKSLKWLLVLSLFFVPVSGALSDTASAEGAAANQLTVQLDSKTMIHNGNSYLSVQPLTLKNGSTFIAFRSVADRFGYKISYDAKTKESVATSSAEEIRLKPGSLIIKRGKEVLKAPVAPFAMNGSLMVPLRTWSIATDSKLTLSGKTMTLTWSNLPTATFAVSPEKIYAGETVVTYIDRATSPTGQPFVDERWDGKMDVFPEPGSYTVTRQVQDASGEWSEPYSVTVEVLAPNMPPVADFKTEKEQYRIGEEVLFTDLSYDDENAIVKRTWSAEQIVNGVVIKTWKNQPKVFFEAGDYQVTLEVQDAHGLTHMVTKTVTVTSEVLYTEDQYNRLFTKVGDKFTINGASVLDIPAVPYKLQSDMAQFVRSNSPEIFINEGIAYEDQLTGPIRFLYHNFNSIGYPVKMYLIATNNSNTTVNVNTSSFGIGGPDPFVENTGKLSTVRYLKSLAENPTPKWTAIKPGQSVNLMPELSKFPIKPNQVISAYGDVYAEQELQFRVVVVAEGKDPIKELPSLSIMDRYDIHVRGTFNSANRSMEINEPLGYEDKRIVLGDTKLDSYLVGYDATSGKNEINVGNFGVVYTMKLNHVAPNTLITVNPRGGHYTGAFLVNGELVTVTNNSILQDNTQAGVLYRTGDTEESVEIVFTPASGSNLPIAMLFQQMPPLKY, from the coding sequence ATGAAATCATTGAAATGGTTATTAGTGTTATCGCTATTTTTTGTGCCGGTGAGCGGCGCACTCTCCGATACGGCCTCCGCCGAAGGAGCAGCTGCCAATCAACTGACTGTGCAGCTTGACAGCAAGACGATGATTCATAACGGAAATTCGTATTTATCCGTTCAGCCGTTGACGCTGAAGAACGGATCGACGTTCATCGCGTTCCGGTCCGTTGCGGATCGTTTCGGTTATAAAATTTCCTATGACGCGAAGACGAAAGAATCCGTTGCAACGAGCAGCGCGGAGGAGATCCGCTTGAAACCGGGCAGCTTGATCATCAAGCGGGGCAAGGAGGTGCTTAAAGCGCCTGTAGCTCCTTTCGCGATGAACGGCTCGCTGATGGTGCCGCTGCGTACCTGGTCGATCGCGACGGACAGCAAGCTGACGCTATCCGGCAAGACCATGACGCTGACATGGAGCAACCTGCCTACGGCAACCTTCGCGGTATCACCGGAAAAAATTTATGCCGGCGAGACCGTGGTTACCTATATCGACCGTGCGACGAGCCCGACCGGCCAGCCATTCGTCGACGAGCGTTGGGACGGGAAGATGGATGTGTTCCCGGAGCCCGGCTCCTATACGGTTACCAGACAAGTCCAGGATGCATCGGGCGAATGGAGCGAGCCGTATTCCGTAACGGTGGAAGTACTCGCGCCTAATATGCCGCCGGTTGCGGACTTTAAGACCGAGAAGGAGCAGTACCGGATCGGTGAAGAAGTCCTCTTCACGGATCTGAGCTATGACGACGAGAATGCGATCGTCAAACGTACATGGTCAGCAGAACAGATCGTAAACGGCGTTGTCATCAAGACATGGAAGAACCAACCGAAGGTATTCTTCGAAGCGGGAGACTATCAAGTGACGCTCGAAGTGCAGGACGCCCATGGGCTGACGCACATGGTGACCAAGACGGTTACCGTCACGAGTGAAGTGCTGTATACGGAGGATCAATATAACCGGCTGTTCACGAAAGTCGGCGACAAGTTTACGATCAACGGGGCATCTGTCCTCGATATTCCAGCCGTCCCCTATAAGCTTCAATCCGACATGGCACAGTTTGTGAGGAGCAACAGCCCGGAGATCTTCATCAACGAAGGGATCGCTTACGAAGATCAGCTGACGGGACCGATCCGGTTTCTGTACCACAATTTCAACTCGATCGGATACCCGGTCAAGATGTACCTGATTGCGACGAATAACAGCAACACGACAGTCAACGTCAATACGAGCTCGTTCGGCATCGGCGGACCGGATCCATTCGTGGAGAATACCGGCAAGCTGTCTACCGTCCGGTACTTGAAGTCATTGGCGGAGAATCCGACGCCGAAGTGGACCGCGATCAAACCGGGCCAGTCGGTTAATCTGATGCCTGAGCTCTCCAAGTTTCCGATCAAGCCGAATCAAGTGATCTCCGCTTACGGGGATGTCTATGCCGAGCAGGAGCTGCAGTTCAGAGTCGTGGTCGTAGCTGAAGGCAAAGATCCGATTAAGGAACTGCCTTCGCTCTCCATTATGGACCGTTACGACATTCACGTAAGGGGTACGTTCAACAGCGCGAACCGGTCGATGGAAATTAACGAACCGCTTGGTTACGAAGACAAGCGCATCGTGCTGGGCGACACGAAATTGGATTCCTACCTCGTCGGCTACGATGCCACGAGCGGCAAGAACGAAATCAATGTCGGCAACTTTGGCGTCGTCTACACGATGAAGCTGAATCACGTGGCGCCGAATACGCTCATCACAGTAAACCCGCGGGGCGGTCATTATACAGGGGCGTTCCTAGTCAATGGCGAGCTGGTGACCGTAACGAATAACAGCATTCTGCAGGATAATACGCAAGCGGGCGTGCTCTACCGGACCGGCGATACGGAAGAATCGGTCGAGATCGTCTTTACGCCCGCATCGGGCAGCAACCTGCCGATTGCGATGCTGTTCCAGCAGATGCCACCGCTCAAATACTAA
- a CDS encoding YktB family protein, whose protein sequence is MTQLIDRIRPKLNELGERLSPMLSGLCGETIYPHVAKHARRTINPPVDTWVAFAPNKRGYKAHPHFQIGLFGSHVFIQFAIIYESTNKSVFAEHALHQLDDIAKHIPAHYIWSGNHMVPGGDRQGELGEQGLRKLLERLKTVKASEALCGINIDRNDPLLLDGEAFVTKAEETFRTVLPLYKMAF, encoded by the coding sequence ATGACACAGCTGATTGACCGCATCCGGCCAAAACTGAATGAATTAGGCGAACGCCTCTCCCCCATGCTGAGCGGACTGTGCGGAGAGACCATCTATCCCCATGTCGCCAAGCATGCGCGCAGAACGATCAATCCGCCGGTGGATACATGGGTTGCCTTCGCGCCGAATAAACGCGGATATAAAGCGCATCCCCATTTTCAGATCGGTTTGTTCGGCTCCCATGTATTCATCCAGTTCGCGATTATTTATGAGTCGACGAATAAATCCGTGTTCGCGGAGCATGCGCTTCATCAGCTGGATGACATTGCCAAGCATATTCCAGCCCACTACATCTGGTCCGGCAATCATATGGTCCCAGGCGGCGATCGGCAGGGCGAGCTCGGCGAGCAAGGATTGCGCAAGCTGCTGGAACGGCTCAAGACGGTCAAAGCGTCCGAAGCGCTATGCGGCATTAATATCGACCGGAATGATCCGCTTCTCCTGGACGGCGAAGCCTTCGTCACCAAGGCCGAAGAAACCTTCCGCACGGTTCTCCCGCTATACAAGATGGCATTCTAA
- a CDS encoding PCYCGC domain-containing protein: protein MNKSFSYILRRGPILAACAVALAAVMSGCSGNSESPSSKEANAQQHSAGQTADAVHLPNGDMQQTTGNGETLPAFLDGASEMIVVSYKTAAANRDLLKSIPCYCGCGESAGHRSNLQCFINETKEDGSVVWDDHGTRCGVCMETAIISAAMHEEGKSIKDIRDAIHTRYDGRAAAPTDTPMPES, encoded by the coding sequence ATGAATAAAAGCTTCTCGTATATTCTTCGCAGAGGGCCGATTCTCGCCGCATGTGCGGTTGCACTTGCTGCGGTAATGAGCGGCTGCTCCGGAAACAGCGAGTCTCCATCCTCGAAGGAGGCGAACGCTCAGCAGCATTCAGCCGGTCAGACTGCTGATGCCGTGCATCTGCCCAACGGCGATATGCAGCAGACAACCGGCAATGGGGAGACGCTGCCTGCCTTTCTGGACGGAGCTTCCGAGATGATTGTCGTCTCCTACAAGACAGCTGCAGCGAACCGGGATCTGCTGAAAAGCATTCCATGCTACTGCGGCTGCGGGGAATCCGCCGGTCATCGCAGCAACCTGCAGTGCTTCATTAACGAAACGAAGGAAGACGGCAGCGTCGTATGGGACGATCACGGCACCCGCTGCGGCGTATGCATGGAGACGGCCATCATCTCTGCCGCCATGCACGAAGAAGGCAAGAGCATCAAGGACATTCGCGACGCCATTCATACCCGCTATGACGGACGGGCAGCTGCGCCGACCGATACGCCGATGCCTGAATCGTAA
- a CDS encoding Gfo/Idh/MocA family protein produces the protein MIRVAMLSYWHVHAWDYTNQVLANSETEVACVWDEIPSRGKENAEKLGVPFVADLDEVLARTDVDAVVVDTPTNIHRDVMVKAARAGKHIFTEKVVAPTLKEANEILTAVREAGVKLTVSLPRLNDGYTLAAQEVIGKGLLGRLTQARVRLSHNGATAGWLPEHFYNLEQCGGGALIDLGCHPMYLNRLFLGLPQSINASYGFITGKDVEDNAVATLKYDNGAVGIVEAGFVNSHSPFCVELHGTDGSLLFGFPDATMKVRSSKLESNEWVTYELPANRQSAFDQWVGHILSGTNADENIELAVDLTKLMEAANISAAEKRDVRISELQN, from the coding sequence ATGATTCGAGTTGCAATGCTGAGTTACTGGCACGTACATGCATGGGATTACACAAATCAGGTTCTGGCGAATAGTGAAACGGAAGTTGCTTGCGTATGGGACGAAATACCTAGCAGAGGCAAGGAAAATGCAGAAAAGCTTGGCGTTCCTTTTGTCGCAGATTTGGATGAAGTGCTCGCACGTACGGACGTTGACGCTGTCGTTGTCGACACGCCGACGAATATCCATCGTGACGTCATGGTGAAGGCCGCTCGCGCTGGCAAACATATTTTCACCGAAAAAGTTGTCGCGCCTACTTTAAAAGAAGCGAATGAAATTTTGACGGCCGTACGCGAAGCCGGCGTCAAGCTGACCGTATCGCTGCCGCGCTTGAATGACGGCTACACGCTTGCCGCTCAAGAAGTGATTGGCAAAGGGCTGCTGGGCAGACTCACCCAAGCACGCGTACGCCTGTCGCATAACGGCGCTACAGCAGGCTGGCTGCCTGAGCACTTCTACAACTTGGAGCAGTGCGGCGGCGGGGCTCTGATCGATCTCGGCTGTCATCCGATGTACCTGAACCGTCTCTTCCTCGGTCTGCCGCAGAGCATTAACGCGTCCTACGGCTTTATTACCGGCAAGGATGTCGAAGACAACGCTGTAGCTACGCTAAAATACGACAACGGCGCCGTCGGGATTGTCGAAGCAGGATTCGTTAACAGCCACTCTCCTTTCTGCGTGGAGCTGCACGGCACGGATGGTTCGCTGCTCTTTGGATTCCCGGATGCAACGATGAAGGTTCGCAGCAGCAAACTGGAATCGAATGAATGGGTAACCTATGAGCTTCCGGCTAACCGCCAGTCCGCATTCGATCAATGGGTTGGCCACATCCTAAGCGGCACGAACGCGGATGAGAACATCGAGCTTGCCGTCGATCTGACCAAACTGATGGAAGCCGCCAACATTTCCGCAGCCGAGAAACGCGACGTCCGCATCTCAGAATTGCAAAACTAA
- a CDS encoding AraC family transcriptional regulator translates to MGKPFAYALMTEKPDAIDRLDIRFRWGSYGFRVLRCHLTSFPPGKIIRFHKHSEYEFHFIPRGKGTISFEQGEYPVHEGQFYLTGPGILHQQEADTKDPMDELCLHIVITPLDKDDSEAWGESWEEREAKACIQALDALPLRPLADQYNAMAWFLTAYRAWHDGQPGAYSTIKQAIIQILLRASRMSLLPGVTYEPPGRNINEHRFQMATQFIHDNYASALSLKEVAERIPISGRQLQRIFREQGAESFSTYLENYRLNQICNAIVEGRGPIEQIALEHGFASGNYLYYVFKKRFGMTPKQYKERHSGGTLASTSDPKSDPKGDR, encoded by the coding sequence ATGGGTAAACCGTTTGCTTACGCGCTTATGACCGAGAAACCGGATGCTATCGACCGTCTCGACATCCGCTTTCGCTGGGGCAGCTACGGATTTCGCGTGCTTCGCTGCCACCTGACGTCCTTTCCGCCAGGCAAAATAATCCGGTTCCATAAACATTCGGAATACGAGTTTCATTTTATTCCGCGCGGCAAAGGCACGATCAGCTTCGAACAAGGCGAATATCCGGTACATGAAGGCCAGTTTTATTTGACCGGCCCCGGAATTCTGCATCAGCAGGAAGCGGACACCAAAGATCCGATGGACGAGCTGTGCCTTCACATCGTGATTACGCCCCTGGACAAGGACGATTCCGAGGCTTGGGGCGAGTCCTGGGAAGAAAGGGAAGCGAAAGCGTGCATTCAGGCGCTCGATGCGCTCCCCCTTCGGCCCTTGGCTGATCAGTACAACGCAATGGCCTGGTTCTTAACCGCCTACCGTGCATGGCATGACGGACAGCCTGGCGCCTATTCGACCATCAAGCAAGCCATCATACAAATATTGCTGCGCGCTTCCCGCATGTCCTTGCTTCCCGGCGTTACCTATGAGCCGCCAGGGCGCAATATCAATGAGCACCGTTTTCAGATGGCGACACAGTTCATTCATGACAACTACGCATCTGCATTGTCTCTGAAAGAAGTCGCCGAGCGGATTCCGATCAGCGGCAGGCAGCTGCAGCGCATCTTTCGCGAGCAAGGCGCAGAATCGTTCAGCACCTATTTGGAGAATTACCGGTTAAACCAAATATGCAATGCGATCGTGGAAGGTCGGGGACCGATCGAGCAGATCGCGCTGGAACACGGATTTGCGAGCGGCAATTACCTTTATTACGTCTTCAAGAAACGCTTCGGCATGACGCCGAAGCAGTACAAAGAGCGTCATTCAGGCGGTACGTTAGCGTCAACATCTGATCCTAAATCTGATCCTAAAGGAGATCGATAA
- a CDS encoding Fur family transcriptional regulator, with the protein MLTTEEIVERMSAQGLRITDQRKTLAKLFADTPGYLSPKAVYEYMEKTYSGLSFDTVYRNLRVMEELGVLEQVVFEEGVKFKLHCRENHHHHHLICLNCGKTYPITFCPMEKTEVPENFNVVKHKFEVFGYCEACG; encoded by the coding sequence GTGTTGACAACGGAAGAAATCGTCGAACGGATGTCTGCTCAAGGATTGCGAATAACGGATCAACGCAAGACGCTGGCCAAGCTGTTTGCGGACACGCCCGGATATTTGTCTCCTAAAGCCGTCTATGAATATATGGAAAAAACATATAGCGGGTTAAGCTTTGACACGGTCTACCGCAATCTGCGCGTAATGGAAGAGCTGGGCGTCCTGGAACAGGTCGTGTTCGAGGAAGGAGTGAAGTTCAAGCTTCACTGCCGGGAGAATCATCATCATCATCACCTCATCTGTTTGAATTGCGGCAAAACCTATCCGATCACATTTTGCCCGATGGAAAAAACGGAGGTTCCGGAGAACTTCAACGTGGTGAAGCATAAGTTTGAGGTTTTCGGTTATTGCGAGGCCTGCGGCTGA